The following proteins come from a genomic window of Vallitaleaceae bacterium 9-2:
- a CDS encoding nitronate monooxygenase has translation MKLNELKIKDLTSKLPIIQGGMGIGVSGWKLSSAVANAGGIGIISGAQSGYRENDFAKNTIESNLRAFREEIRKAKENTKGIIGVNIMVAMKNYAELVKVAVDEKVDLIISGAGLPLDLPGLVEGSATKIVPIVSSLRAAELIMRRWTKKFQRQPDAIVVEGPEAGGHLGFKREELLDNSAQDLYTLVAQLKEYLDEKELDIPIIAAGGIFRGEDIVKAMEAGASGVQMATRFVATYECDASDAFKQAYIDAKQEDVVIMQSPVGLPGRALRNPMLKTIEKEGRIPVKKCYHCVHKCDPKTTPFCITQALVNAVNGDLDHSLLFVGSRVAEVDKMQSVQEIFDELVNEVEAL, from the coding sequence ATGAAATTAAATGAACTCAAGATAAAAGATTTGACGTCAAAACTTCCGATTATCCAAGGAGGTATGGGCATTGGAGTGTCTGGATGGAAGCTGTCCTCAGCAGTGGCCAATGCAGGTGGAATCGGTATTATCTCAGGAGCGCAAAGCGGATATCGTGAAAATGATTTTGCAAAAAATACGATTGAATCAAATCTGCGTGCATTTCGTGAAGAAATACGAAAAGCTAAAGAAAACACTAAAGGAATCATCGGTGTGAATATTATGGTGGCTATGAAAAATTATGCGGAATTAGTAAAAGTAGCCGTAGATGAAAAAGTTGACCTGATTATATCAGGTGCTGGATTGCCATTAGATTTACCTGGCCTAGTCGAAGGTTCTGCAACAAAGATTGTTCCTATTGTATCTTCCCTTCGAGCGGCAGAGCTTATTATGCGACGCTGGACAAAAAAGTTTCAAAGGCAACCAGATGCCATTGTTGTGGAAGGACCAGAAGCAGGTGGACATTTAGGATTTAAGCGCGAGGAACTTCTCGACAACTCTGCGCAAGATCTTTATACATTAGTAGCACAGTTAAAAGAGTATCTAGATGAAAAGGAACTTGATATACCGATTATTGCGGCGGGAGGTATATTTCGAGGTGAAGATATTGTAAAGGCGATGGAAGCTGGTGCCAGTGGTGTGCAGATGGCAACACGCTTTGTTGCTACATATGAGTGTGATGCATCCGATGCATTTAAGCAGGCTTATATTGATGCAAAACAAGAAGATGTAGTTATTATGCAAAGCCCCGTGGGATTGCCTGGTCGTGCACTAAGAAATCCTATGTTAAAAACGATCGAAAAAGAAGGGCGCATCCCAGTAAAAAAATGTTATCATTGTGTACATAAATGCGATCCAAAGACGACGCCTTTTTGTATTACGCAGGCGCTAGTAAATGCAGTTAATGGAGATTTAGATCATAGTTTGCTTTTTGTGGGAAGTCGTGTTGCAGAGGTGGATAAAATGCAGTCGGTACAAGAAATCTTTGATGAATTGGTAAATGAGGTTGAAGCTTTATAA
- a CDS encoding cyclase family protein: MQIHDISMLIEPEMMVYKDADIKKPIFDVIGNHQTGSAHETNVTLNIHTGTHIDMPLHMIKDGKTLDTFDIRRMITPCKVFDLTYLEKNVITADDIKDLPIQKDDFILFKTRNSFYDKSQGFDYDFVYLDESGAKLLKTLEINGVGIDTLGIERAQPNHMTHISLLEDDIVILEGLELKAIKEGQYELIALPLKIKGVEGSFVRAVLIEK; encoded by the coding sequence ATGCAAATACATGATATTTCAATGTTGATTGAACCGGAGATGATGGTCTATAAAGATGCGGATATAAAAAAACCGATTTTTGATGTGATTGGAAATCATCAGACAGGCTCTGCACATGAAACCAATGTAACATTGAATATACATACAGGGACACATATTGATATGCCGCTACACATGATTAAGGATGGTAAGACACTAGACACATTTGATATACGCAGAATGATTACGCCATGTAAAGTGTTTGATTTGACGTATTTAGAGAAGAATGTAATCACGGCAGATGATATCAAAGACTTACCTATTCAAAAAGATGATTTTATTTTATTTAAGACACGGAATTCGTTTTATGATAAAAGCCAAGGTTTTGACTATGACTTTGTTTATCTGGATGAAAGTGGTGCGAAGCTATTAAAAACATTGGAAATCAATGGTGTAGGGATAGATACGCTAGGTATTGAACGTGCGCAACCTAACCATATGACACATATTTCTTTGTTGGAAGATGATATAGTGATTTTGGAAGGCTTAGAGTTAAAAGCAATCAAAGAAGGTCAGTATGAACTTATTGCTTTGCCGTTAAAAATCAAAGGCGTTGAAGGCAGTTTTGTACGTGCAGTATTAATTGAAAAATAA